The sequence CTAACTGTATAAGGGCATTTACTATGCAGCATTGCGACCTGGCTGTATGTACGCTGGACAACACAACAAACAAATACAGTGCCATAGGTGCGCTGGCGCACAGATCTGTGGTTCTGACAGGCTTAAGCTGATAGCCCAGTTAACCAAACATGTGAGGATCGGATCATGATACTACGCCAGGCATTCTGTGCTCTGTTGCTGACGCTGCCACTGATAGCCGTGACAGCCTGCGACAATATGACAGAAACAAAGACCCAACCGCAAAAGATCGACGATAACAGCCTGAGCCAGGCGGTTTCCGAGGTTTTAGAACGTGACGCCCTGTCTGCCCGAAGTAATATTAAGGTGACTTCTCTGGATGGCAAGGTAAGCCTTACGGGAACAGTGGCCTCAGCAGAGGACAAAACCCACGCCACCGGGCTGGTTAAAAAAGTCAATGGTGTCAAAACTGTAAACAATGATCTGGAAATAACCACTCCGGCCGACTCTCAATAACCTTATCCAAAGGAATTTTTATTATGAAAACACGTAATATCTACGCGGTATTTTTTCTTAGCCTGTTCAGCCTGACACTGTTGGGTTGTGGCGCAACCGAAACCAGTGAAAGTACCGGTGAATATGTTGATGACACCGTCATTACCACTAAAGTAAAGGCAGCCATTTTCAACAACGACGCCCTTGAATCCGCCGAAATTAATGTTGAAACCTTCAAAGGCGAAGTACAGCTGAGCGGTTTCGTCAGTTCAACAGCCAACATGAATACCGCGGTGCGCCTGGCCCGCAACGTTACCGGCGTGAAATCGGTAAAAAATAAGATGCAGGTAAAATAATGGCGGAAGTCTGGGCGTGTTGATCTTTATGTGCGGCAGCGTACAGAGTGAGCCCTAAGCTCCGCTATACTGATAGACTCTTTGCAAACAGGAATACCCATCACATTGGATGATGGGTATAAGGAAAAGGTTATGCCCAAACTGGCATCACAGCAATGCGTTGACCCCAAGCTGCATAAGCCAACGGAAAATCAGTTACTCAAAGCCCTCGATGCAGATGTGCAGGAGCGGCTTTTTCCGCATCTGGAGCTGGTTAAAATGCCACTTGGCAAAGCACTGTACGAGTCTGGCGATGTACTGCGCCATGTCTATTTTCCCACCGATTGTATCGTGTCACTGCTTTATGTGATGGAAAATGGCGAGTCAGCCGAGATATCCGTGGTCGGACACGACGGCATGATTGGCGTCGCCCTGATAATGGGCGGTGAGAGCACCACCAGCCGCGCCATAGTGCAAAGTTCCGGTTTTGCCTATCGTTTAGCTGGCCAGCGCATGAAGGCCGAGTTTAGCCGCCATGGGGATATGCTGCATTTAATGCTGCGCTACTCACAGGCACTGATCACCCAAATGGCCCAGACCGCAGTGTGTAACCGCCACCACAGTATCGACCAGCAGCTTTGTCGCTGGCTGTTGCTGTCGCTGGATCGCCTTAAAGACAACCACCTGGTAATGACTCAGGAACTGATTGCTAATATGCTGGGGGTGCGCCGCGAAGGTGTAACGGAAGCGGCGGGCCGTCTTAACAGACAAGGTGTGATTGACTACAGCCGTGGCCATATTATTGTCAAAGACAGGGCCAGACTGGAACAGCTGAGCTGTGAATGCTACCAGGTAGTCAAAGCCGAAACAGATCGTCTGTTGCCGCTGTCACGTCATCAGCCCCATTCCGTGTCATAGCGCACAGAAACAGGTAGCTGGCGGCGTTATATTGACCTATCAAGGCTGCACAGCACCTGCCTTGTCTATCAAAGCAATCAAATCAGTGCAAAAGGCTTTTTCTATGTCTGCTCAAACGGCGTCAGTGATTACCAATCATTTGCTGCAATTATTAAGTCCGGACGAGCGCCACATCCTGCTACAACATTGTAAGGTGGTAACACTGCAATTCGCCGATGTTCTTTGTGAACCAAACCAGCCCTACCGCTATCTGTATTTTCCCCTTAGTGGTTTTATCTCTCTGGTCACCAGGCTGGAAGGTCATAAACCGCTGGAAATGGGCTTAATCGGCAATGAAGGTATGCTCGGCGTGACCCTGGCACTGGGTGTCAGCACCGCGCCGATGCAGGCGGTGGTGCAGGGCAAAGGTACTGCCTGGCGCATTAGTATTGCCGATTTAAAGCAATGTTTACTGCACTGCCCGCAATTGCAACGTGTGTTACAACAATATCTGTTTGTACAATTAACTCAGCTGGCCCAGAGTGCAGCCTGTGCTCACTTTCATGAACTCTCCCCGCGTCTGGCGCGCTGGTTACTGATGAGCGACGATCGCGCGCACAGCGACCAGTTTTACCTTACCCACCAGTTTCTGGCGGGTATGCTCGGCGTGCGTCGCAGCGGTATAACCGTTGCTGCGGGTATTATGCAACAGCAAAAACTTATCTGTTACAGCAGGGGCGTGGTGAGCATTCTGGATCGCAAGGCGTTACAGGCTATTACCTGTGAATGCTATCAGGCAGGATTGGACGACTACAGGAATATACTCGGAGAGCCACAAGCTGACACTCAGATAATCAGCGCACAAGGTCAGTCATAAGCCAGGAATCGAAACCTGCTGTACAGGCAGATCCCGGGTCAGGGAAATGCATCGGATAAGTCCTGCGAATTACCATCTAAATATTAAAGGTTGTGATGCAATTCAGTGAGGTTGTTAATTAGGGCGCCCGGCTAGTGGGATTAGCTGCGTGACATCAGTGAAAAATATGGTGCGGATAAATTTTCATCGGATGATACTATATGTGCGTTAGCGCACAGAGCGTATTCGTTGCTTACCTAATACTGACAATCTCTTTGCACACAGATAAGGATAAAGTTATGCCTAAATTGGCATCACAGCAGTGCATAGATCCCAAACAGCATCAGCCAACGGAAAATCAGTTACTGAAAACCCTCTCTTCAGAAGTAAAGGAGAGGCTTTTTCCATATCTGGAACTGGTCGAGATGCCACTGGGCAAAGTACTGCATGAGTCAGGCGAAGTATTGCGTTATGTCTATTATCCCACCGATTGTATCGTGTCACTGCTCTATGTGATGGAAAATGGCGCATCAGCGGAAATATCCGTGGTCGGCCACGATGGTATGATTGGTATCGCCCTGATTATGGGCGGCGAGAGCACCACCAGCCGCGCCATAATACAAAGTGCCGGTTTTGCCTATCGGTTACCTGGTCAGCGAATAAAGGATGAATTCAACCGCCACGGAGAGTTGCTGCATTTAATGTTGCGCTATTCACAGGCGTTGATCACTCAAATGGCACAGACCGCAGTCTGTAACCGCCATCACAGTATCGATCAGCAACTCTGTCGCTGGTTATTGCTGTCTTTGGACAGGCTAAAAGATAATCATCTGGTGATGACTCAGGAACTGATTGCCAATATGCTGGGGGTGCGCCGCGAAGGGGTAACCGAAGCCGCAGGCCGGTTGCATAAACAAGGCGTGATTGACTACAGCCGAGGCCATATTATTGTCACCGACAGGGAGAAACTGGAGCGGTTGAGTTGCGAATGCTATGGCGTGGTCAAGTCCGAAACGGATCGTCTGCTGCCAGCATCACGACACAGGACTGAATCCGTGGTGTAGCACACCGGTGCACAAAAAACCGGTTTTAGCGGTGTTGAGTTACCAGAAATAAGCCCGCAGAGCTAAAAACCGAAACGCCACTCAAACCAATGTACGAAGAATGTAAGCAGTAAACACCGTGCGAAGCCAGGCTGCAAAGGCTGTCAGAGGTTTGCGCGTGGTGGTGTTTTTGGAGCCAGTGTGATTGGAAGGGGTATTATCCTGGTGATATAACCACCAGCCAAGCAACGCACCGCTGAGGGTTGCCACCACCAGCGCCGTCGGAGAGCTGAGCCTGTTGTGCACCGCGTTGGCGACGACACGGGTTTGTGCGCCTAACTGCCGGCGTTGTTGCGGTAACTGTTGCGCCAGTTGAGCAATTTCTCGATTGAGTTGTCGGGGCTGCATATCATCTGGCCTCTTTGGCCAGTTCTGAACCTGCCAGACGCAGGCTCTGCATAGTTGCCGGGAAACGCAACAGGCTGCTGTAATAGCGGCAGCGACGCAGCACAAACCACAAGCCCGACAGATTAACCACCATCGCCAGCCCCAGAGCCTGACCTGCCGACAACAGGCTATGCTGTGCCAGTATGATGATTTGTGCCAGTGCACCAAACCATAACGTCAGGGCCAGTAAACCTGCGATCAGACCAAATACCAGTAACGCGACCATGCTGTTTGCTACCCGCTGACCTTCGAGCGTCAGCAGTTGCAGTTGATCACAGGCCAGCGCTCTGACTTGCTGCCACCATGCAACCAATTCAGCCGTTACCTCTGGCGGTACTGAAGAAACACCCGCTGATGCGGGTGTTGTAATAGAATCATTTGGCATTATGCCCACCGCTGCGATGGCTTAACCACCAGCTAAACAGCATACCTCCAGCCACTGCTACCCCAAGCGACATCAACGGATGGCTGCGTACCTGATCGCGGGTGCCTTCGGTTAACTGCTGCTGCAGATGCTGCAACTGTACGCCTTTTTTCGAAATGGCCTCGGCGGCGTGATTCACACCACTTGCCATTTTATCCACCGTGTTGTGAGCACTGGCGGTCACCTGTTTGATGGCCGGTGAACCCGCTTCCGCGGCACTGTCGATAGCACGATGTATACGGCCCGAAGCGGAGTCCACTCCACTGTTGAATTCATTTTTGGCCGCATTGGTTTCTGTTGGCTTTTCCATAATAACTCCGATTGTATGCAACAGCGGCAAGATTGCCGCTGTCTTGGCTATAGAATGCCGGGTTTGGTCGGCCAGGTCGGTGCGCCAGCACGCTTAGCGCTTATCCGCTAACTCAACGGCGTTGGCAATAATTACTTCCACCCGCCGGTTCTGCTCCCGACCATCGGCTGTTGAATTGCTGGCCAATGGTGTGTTTTCACCCATGCCGGTAACAGCCAGACGACTGTCTGCTATGCCCTGCGCCAGCAAAAACGTCTTCACCGTCTCCGCACGGCGCTGCGACAGCAGCATATTAGAAGCATCACTGCCAACATCGTCAGTATGGCCTTCAATCTGGGCGGTGCGCTCTGGGTAAGCCATTAAGAACTTGGCCAGTTTT comes from Lacimicrobium alkaliphilum and encodes:
- a CDS encoding Crp/Fnr family transcriptional regulator, whose protein sequence is MPKLASQQCVDPKLHKPTENQLLKALDADVQERLFPHLELVKMPLGKALYESGDVLRHVYFPTDCIVSLLYVMENGESAEISVVGHDGMIGVALIMGGESTTSRAIVQSSGFAYRLAGQRMKAEFSRHGDMLHLMLRYSQALITQMAQTAVCNRHHSIDQQLCRWLLLSLDRLKDNHLVMTQELIANMLGVRREGVTEAAGRLNRQGVIDYSRGHIIVKDRARLEQLSCECYQVVKAETDRLLPLSRHQPHSVS
- a CDS encoding BON domain-containing protein is translated as MKTRNIYAVFFLSLFSLTLLGCGATETSESTGEYVDDTVITTKVKAAIFNNDALESAEINVETFKGEVQLSGFVSSTANMNTAVRLARNVTGVKSVKNKMQVK
- a CDS encoding Crp/Fnr family transcriptional regulator produces the protein MSAQTASVITNHLLQLLSPDERHILLQHCKVVTLQFADVLCEPNQPYRYLYFPLSGFISLVTRLEGHKPLEMGLIGNEGMLGVTLALGVSTAPMQAVVQGKGTAWRISIADLKQCLLHCPQLQRVLQQYLFVQLTQLAQSAACAHFHELSPRLARWLLMSDDRAHSDQFYLTHQFLAGMLGVRRSGITVAAGIMQQQKLICYSRGVVSILDRKALQAITCECYQAGLDDYRNILGEPQADTQIISAQGQS
- a CDS encoding BON domain-containing protein gives rise to the protein MILRQAFCALLLTLPLIAVTACDNMTETKTQPQKIDDNSLSQAVSEVLERDALSARSNIKVTSLDGKVSLTGTVASAEDKTHATGLVKKVNGVKTVNNDLEITTPADSQ
- a CDS encoding Crp/Fnr family transcriptional regulator, with translation MPKLASQQCIDPKQHQPTENQLLKTLSSEVKERLFPYLELVEMPLGKVLHESGEVLRYVYYPTDCIVSLLYVMENGASAEISVVGHDGMIGIALIMGGESTTSRAIIQSAGFAYRLPGQRIKDEFNRHGELLHLMLRYSQALITQMAQTAVCNRHHSIDQQLCRWLLLSLDRLKDNHLVMTQELIANMLGVRREGVTEAAGRLHKQGVIDYSRGHIIVTDREKLERLSCECYGVVKSETDRLLPASRHRTESVV